One stretch of Chlamydia abortus DNA includes these proteins:
- a CDS encoding DUF1389 domain-containing protein: protein MDLYFFTPVSFSPQYIEKKVSSGQPVRLETVIERIGSFLHICGPKIQVTDLSESGSLCYRVVKPEFSCIQSCMKILAYLLVIPVIIALVVKLITHILLLQKYQLKREESDHECIENDREIPQGPVAIHPITLVNTREEGAEETHTVISRDLLAVFRDNFPAVIGELLVEQNLSFEEFDEFMDHLKFLHSSLSLNTLSRSLREKITDFGMDRISAFFSSRDIELLSLIQDKFEDILLSYCPFLWLSNFCDVCALERNRFLLCPLPREAWQSRGSLSAYWVSRLGFSDESITIFSPVFWVVAEIISDTEYSYLVYHADLDTWEKNKEIVSSLFARYCQYVSHSRESALINLKLTEEHFAKYLLLLAKHGFSLRGVRLLRSLTLEQVLTLQDLTTGEKGNRLSRWMKSFGNAIYNPDNHYVVFLPFDCLDNREFSQALQILTWSELREHGVPQSDAEFSRYLSEICGYPIVISDPILWKAEKEVRKFNLTTGECLLTLQSGASTLPPLRWTNWARSVHTRRLHNV, encoded by the coding sequence GTGGACCTGTATTTTTTCACACCCGTATCGTTCTCTCCGCAATATATAGAAAAGAAAGTATCTTCAGGACAGCCTGTGCGTTTAGAGACAGTAATAGAACGCATAGGCAGTTTTCTTCATATTTGTGGTCCTAAAATTCAAGTGACAGATTTGTCTGAGAGCGGATCCTTATGCTATAGGGTAGTTAAGCCCGAGTTTTCTTGCATACAAAGTTGTATGAAGATACTAGCATACCTTTTGGTTATCCCTGTAATTATAGCTCTGGTTGTTAAACTTATTACACACATCTTATTACTACAGAAGTATCAGCTTAAAAGAGAAGAAAGCGATCATGAATGTATTGAGAATGATCGTGAAATTCCGCAAGGTCCAGTAGCTATTCATCCGATTACTTTAGTTAATACACGGGAAGAGGGGGCAGAGGAAACGCATACGGTCATATCTAGAGATCTACTTGCCGTTTTTCGAGATAACTTTCCCGCAGTTATAGGGGAGCTGCTAGTAGAGCAAAACTTGAGCTTTGAAGAATTTGACGAGTTTATGGATCATCTGAAGTTTCTCCATTCCTCTCTGTCATTAAACACCTTATCTCGGTCTCTTAGGGAGAAGATCACCGATTTCGGTATGGATAGAATTTCTGCATTTTTCAGCTCTAGAGACATCGAGTTGCTATCTCTTATCCAAGACAAATTCGAGGACATTTTATTATCGTATTGTCCATTTTTATGGCTGTCAAATTTCTGCGATGTATGCGCCCTAGAAAGAAATCGTTTTTTACTATGTCCTCTTCCCCGAGAAGCTTGGCAATCTCGGGGTTCCCTGTCTGCATATTGGGTTTCTCGCTTAGGTTTTTCAGATGAATCCATTACTATTTTTTCTCCTGTTTTCTGGGTAGTCGCCGAGATCATATCGGATACTGAGTACAGTTATCTTGTTTATCACGCAGATTTAGATACTTGGGAGAAAAATAAAGAGATTGTAAGTTCGTTGTTTGCCCGCTACTGTCAATACGTCTCTCACAGCCGAGAATCTGCGCTTATCAACCTTAAGCTCACGGAAGAACATTTTGCAAAATATCTGCTGTTGTTAGCAAAACATGGGTTTTCTTTGCGTGGAGTGCGTCTTTTAAGGTCTCTGACTTTAGAGCAAGTGTTGACATTACAAGATTTGACAACAGGAGAGAAGGGAAATAGATTATCCAGATGGATGAAGTCATTCGGGAATGCTATCTATAATCCCGATAACCATTATGTTGTATTTCTACCTTTTGATTGCCTGGATAATAGAGAGTTCTCTCAAGCATTACAGATACTTACTTGGTCAGAATTGAGAGAACACGGAGTTCCTCAGAGTGATGCAGAGTTTTCTCGTTATCTTAGCGAGATCTGCGGTTATCCAATTGTTATTTCTGATCCTATTTTGTGGAAAGCTGAGAAGGAGGTAAGGAAATTTAACCTGACGACAGGAGAGTGTTTGCTGACTCTTCAATCAGGAGCATCGACATTGCCGCCGTTGAGGTGGACGAACTGGGCTCGCTCTGTGCATACAAGGCGTTTACATAACGTCTGA